From Candidatus Deferrimicrobium sp., the proteins below share one genomic window:
- a CDS encoding prohibitin family protein encodes MAGLDFSELFRRYKEALGQAQSSQGKTVPGGGSMAPKSRVIKVAAIVIVVFLVFSGSLVIIGPGQRGVVINFGAVSDQVWDEGLHFKIPIYQRVEKMDVRVQKEQTEAEAASKDLQDTRSTIAVNFNIIPDKAGWVFQHIGRGYNERVIDPVTQEVVKAVTARYTAVELITNREKIRTEIKALLKTRLLDYHIAVVDVSIVNFKFSAQFAQAIENKQTAEQMALKASRDLDRIKIEAQQKIAAAQAEAESLRLQRQNITAELVELRRIEAMQEAIKKWNGVLPQVTGGAMPFIDAKSYTGK; translated from the coding sequence GTGGCCGGCCTCGATTTCTCCGAACTGTTTCGCCGTTACAAGGAAGCGCTCGGACAGGCGCAATCTTCTCAAGGAAAGACCGTCCCGGGAGGTGGATCGATGGCTCCGAAGTCCCGCGTGATCAAGGTCGCCGCGATCGTGATCGTCGTCTTTCTGGTTTTCTCCGGCTCGCTCGTGATCATCGGGCCCGGCCAGCGCGGGGTTGTCATCAACTTCGGCGCGGTTTCCGACCAGGTGTGGGACGAGGGGCTCCACTTCAAGATCCCCATCTACCAGAGGGTCGAGAAGATGGACGTGCGGGTCCAGAAGGAGCAGACGGAGGCGGAGGCGGCCTCCAAGGATCTGCAGGACACCCGCTCCACGATCGCGGTCAACTTCAATATCATCCCCGACAAGGCGGGGTGGGTCTTCCAGCACATCGGTCGCGGGTACAACGAGCGCGTCATCGATCCGGTGACCCAGGAGGTCGTGAAGGCGGTCACGGCACGGTACACGGCCGTCGAGTTGATCACGAACCGGGAGAAGATACGCACGGAGATTAAGGCCCTGCTGAAGACGCGGCTGCTGGACTACCACATCGCCGTGGTGGACGTCTCCATCGTCAACTTCAAGTTCAGCGCCCAGTTCGCCCAGGCGATCGAGAACAAGCAGACCGCCGAGCAGATGGCGCTCAAGGCGAGCCGGGACCTCGACCGGATCAAGATCGAGGCGCAGCAGAAGATCGCCGCGGCGCAGGCGGAGGCCGAGTCGCTGCGGCTGCAGCGGCAGAACATCACCGCCGAACTGGTCGAGCTTCGGCGGATCGAGGCGATGCAGGAGGCGATCAAGAAGTGGAACGGCGTGCTCCCCCAGGTGACCGGCGGGGCGATGCCATTCATCGACGCGAAATCGTACACCGGGAAGTAA